From Nicotiana tabacum cultivar K326 chromosome 22, ASM71507v2, whole genome shotgun sequence, one genomic window encodes:
- the LOC142176083 gene encoding uncharacterized protein LOC142176083: protein MHTSVGRGRGRFRASGSGGQQNRIYALSSRQDLESSPDVVTSILSVFSIDMYALIDLGSTFSYISPFVASKWDREPELLHKSFEVSTLMGESVLVRRVYRSCDVKIHDRHTLANLHELEIVDFDIIMGMDWLASCYANVYCWTKIVRFNFPGDPIIE, encoded by the coding sequence ATGCATACATCAGTTGGCAGGGGTAGGGGAAGATTTAGAGCTTCTGGTTCAGGAGGTCAGCAGAATCGCATATATGCTTTATCGAGTCGTCAGGATTTAGAGTCATCTCCGGACGTGGTTACAAGTATATTATCCGTCTTTTCTATCGATATGTATGCCTTGATAGATCTTGGTTCTACATTTTCGTATATTTCCCCCTTTGTTGCTAGTAAATGGGATAGAGAGCCTGAATTGTTGCATAAGTCATTTGAGGTATCTACACTAATGGGTGAGTCTGTTCTAGTTAGACGGGTATATCGAAGTTGTGACGTGAAGATTCATGACCGCCATACGTTAGCTAATTTACATGAGCTAGAAATCGTTGACTTTGATAtcattatgggtatggattggttggcttcttgttatgccaatGTATATTGCTGGACAAAGATTGTTCGTTTTAATTTTCCAGGTGATCCTATTATTGAATGA